The DNA segment CAAACCCTACAGCATTCATGACGGCCCCCACCCAGACTCCCGTATGGCGTCGAGCATGCGAAGGTCACGAATTATTGGACTCCGCGGCGATCGAAGTGGTTGTGGAGGGGGCCGTACTGGCGATCTTCCGCGAGCAGCAGACGCTTTACGCTCTCGATGCGATGTGTGCCCACCAAGGAGGCCCAATCGCCAAAGGAGCCGTTCACAACGGTTGTGTGACCTGTCCCTGGCACGGGTGGCAGTATGAATTGGCAACCGGAAAGCAGACGATCCACAATCAGAAACTGCTGGAAACCTATCCGGTTAAAGAAGAAGCGGGGGCGATCTGGGTTCAAATATAAGTGAATCCAGTCGTCCAGCCGTTCGGTGATACCGCGACCGAACGACTTGCTTTTTTTATCGAATGGAAAGCAAGACGGGGCGATTGGCTATAAATCGTTGTTCCGCACGTCGGCCAACTTTTCTTTCATCCGTTTTTTCATCTCCGCGACCACGTCCGCGTGTTCTGGTGATTTCGCTAGATTCGTGAACTGCTTGGGATCATTGTCCATATCGAACAGCTCGATGCCTCCGGAAGCGTCTTCTTTGTACTGGATGTAGGACCAGCGGTCGGTCCGCAGCAAGAACCCTTTTCGCATCGGGGCGACGCTAAACGCTGCATCGCGAACTTGATATTCGGGATTGTCGAACATCGGTGAGATGTCCTTCCCTTGAACATGATTAGGGACCGGTAATCCACAGAGCGACGTGACGGTCGGATAGAGATCAAGCAATTCGACAAAGCTGTTGCAGACAGCCGGTTTTTTTCCGGGAACACGGATGATCATTGGGACCTGAGCCGATTCATCGCGAAGGGATACCTTTGCCCAGAAATCGTGCTCGCCAAGATGGTAACC comes from the Roseimaritima multifibrata genome and includes:
- a CDS encoding Rieske (2Fe-2S) protein, coding for MTAPTQTPVWRRACEGHELLDSAAIEVVVEGAVLAIFREQQTLYALDAMCAHQGGPIAKGAVHNGCVTCPWHGWQYELATGKQTIHNQKLLETYPVKEEAGAIWVQI